The Pseudopipra pipra isolate bDixPip1 chromosome 6, bDixPip1.hap1, whole genome shotgun sequence genome includes a region encoding these proteins:
- the LOC135416315 gene encoding SERTA domain-containing protein 2-like isoform X1: MQNPESSCLDSFPFSEGNYLFMLGRGLKRKLSDYEENMAGLSSAFDSSRSLPYPLKRQLVLNMCLTKLQTYKMLVEPNLHRSVLIANTVRQIQEEMRQESNQQPVNICPGITPSSHSYPGMESSGISLQLPSGISQQESNCCDLRSVEDPIENSLLIVSDDDMSSAISSILKDLDFVEDISPPTCLVPSGDDQPKFPENTGLKLEDDRQDLKGAECVFGSFEISNSTSYLKDLAIDDIFEDIDTSMYDSDFCCPPLMPPRSPSLATEEPLKTFPSCNSSSASNIQICRTDLSELDHIMEILVGS; the protein is encoded by the exons ATGCAAAATCCAGAATCTTCCTGCCTGGACTCCTTTCCGTTTTCTGAGGGTAACTACTT GTTCATGTTGGGGAGAGGTCTAAAGCGCAAGCTGAGTGACTATGAGGAGAACATGGCTGGTCTCTCGAGTGCCTTTGATTCCAGTCGAAGTCTGCCATATCCACTTAAGAGGCAGTTGGTGCTCAACATGTGCCTCACCAAGTTACAGACGTACAAAATGCTGGTGGAACCGAACTTGCACCGCTCTGTCCTCATCGCCAACACCGTGCGGCAAATTCAAGAGGAAATGAGACAAGAGAGTAACCAGCAGCCAGTTAACATCTGCCCTGGCATTACTCCTAGTTCTCACAGCTACCCAGGGATGGAGTCATCTGGGATTTCTCTTCAGTTGCCTTCAGGTATTAGTCAGCAAGAGTCCAACTGTTGCGACTTGCGGTCTGTAGAAGACCCGATTGAAAACAGCCTGCTGATAGTTTCAGATGATGACATGTCGTCTGCCATTTCATCTATTCTGAAGGATTTAGACTTTGTAGAAGATATAAGCCCTCCTACTTGTCTGGTTCCTTCTGGAGATGACCAGCCAAAGTTTCCAGAGAATACTGGTCTGAAACTAGAAGATGATAGGCAGGATTTGAAGGGAGCTGAATGTGTATTTGGTTCCTTTGAGATTTCAAATTCAACTAGTTACTTGAAGGATTTGGCAATAGATGACATTTTCGAAGATATTGACACTTCGATGTATGATTCAGACTTCTGTTGCCCTCCACTAATGCCACCCAGATCACCATCTCTTGCTACAGAAGAACCATTGAAAACCTTTCCATCTTGTAATTCTTCTTCAGCAAGCAACATTCAGATATGTAGAACAGATCTCAGTGAGCTGGACCACATCATGGAAATTCTCGTTGGATCCTGA
- the LOC135416315 gene encoding SERTA domain-containing protein 2-like isoform X2 has protein sequence MLGRGLKRKLSDYEENMAGLSSAFDSSRSLPYPLKRQLVLNMCLTKLQTYKMLVEPNLHRSVLIANTVRQIQEEMRQESNQQPVNICPGITPSSHSYPGMESSGISLQLPSGISQQESNCCDLRSVEDPIENSLLIVSDDDMSSAISSILKDLDFVEDISPPTCLVPSGDDQPKFPENTGLKLEDDRQDLKGAECVFGSFEISNSTSYLKDLAIDDIFEDIDTSMYDSDFCCPPLMPPRSPSLATEEPLKTFPSCNSSSASNIQICRTDLSELDHIMEILVGS, from the coding sequence ATGTTGGGGAGAGGTCTAAAGCGCAAGCTGAGTGACTATGAGGAGAACATGGCTGGTCTCTCGAGTGCCTTTGATTCCAGTCGAAGTCTGCCATATCCACTTAAGAGGCAGTTGGTGCTCAACATGTGCCTCACCAAGTTACAGACGTACAAAATGCTGGTGGAACCGAACTTGCACCGCTCTGTCCTCATCGCCAACACCGTGCGGCAAATTCAAGAGGAAATGAGACAAGAGAGTAACCAGCAGCCAGTTAACATCTGCCCTGGCATTACTCCTAGTTCTCACAGCTACCCAGGGATGGAGTCATCTGGGATTTCTCTTCAGTTGCCTTCAGGTATTAGTCAGCAAGAGTCCAACTGTTGCGACTTGCGGTCTGTAGAAGACCCGATTGAAAACAGCCTGCTGATAGTTTCAGATGATGACATGTCGTCTGCCATTTCATCTATTCTGAAGGATTTAGACTTTGTAGAAGATATAAGCCCTCCTACTTGTCTGGTTCCTTCTGGAGATGACCAGCCAAAGTTTCCAGAGAATACTGGTCTGAAACTAGAAGATGATAGGCAGGATTTGAAGGGAGCTGAATGTGTATTTGGTTCCTTTGAGATTTCAAATTCAACTAGTTACTTGAAGGATTTGGCAATAGATGACATTTTCGAAGATATTGACACTTCGATGTATGATTCAGACTTCTGTTGCCCTCCACTAATGCCACCCAGATCACCATCTCTTGCTACAGAAGAACCATTGAAAACCTTTCCATCTTGTAATTCTTCTTCAGCAAGCAACATTCAGATATGTAGAACAGATCTCAGTGAGCTGGACCACATCATGGAAATTCTCGTTGGATCCTGA